The Coregonus clupeaformis isolate EN_2021a chromosome 18, ASM2061545v1, whole genome shotgun sequence genome has a segment encoding these proteins:
- the LOC121551324 gene encoding zinc finger and BTB domain-containing protein 26 produces the protein MSMAQQQNQVILQFHFRTFGDSMLQKMNLLRHQSRFCDVTVRINDLEVPGHKVVLAAGSSFLRDQFFLQDSSMREVQISMTQEAEVGQQLLLSCYTGTLELPEIELVKYLTVASFLQMGHVVEQCTQALKKFIQPRPCQVKQQHREEEGDGETLRASHAQRVHELPQAQVVHREVEEDDEDDDDVTIQLMTPPQRQKRDRSEGEESPITIVKVESVCERVSEMSELPSASTAVRFPTSPPLSLHSPEPQHSLINSTVDTRASEMTMPPLPGYPLSPPPLPTSATGRPNLGGHLRNSDKSLQWYHQCPKCARVFRQLENYANHLKMHKLFMCLLCGKMFTQKGNLHRHMRVHAGIKPFQCKICGKTFTQKCSLLDHLNLHSGDKPHRCNYCDMVFAHKPVLRKHLKQIHGKNSFDNANERSQLHDGVLDFESAGL, from the exons ATGTCCATGGCCCAGCAGCAGAACCAGGTGATCCTCCAGTTCCACTTCAGAACCTTTGGAGACTCCATGCTGCAGAAGATGAACCTGCTCCGCCACCAGAGCCGATTCTGTGACGTCACTGTGCGCATCAATGACCTGGAG GTCCCCGGTCACAAGGTGGTGTTGGCAGCCGGTTCTTCCTTCCTCCGGGACCAGTTCTTCCTGCAGGATTCATCCATGAGGGAGGTCCAGATCTCCATGACCCAGGAGGCGGAGGTGGGCCAGCAGCTGCTGCTGTCCTGCTACACGGGAACCCTGGAGCTGCCTGAGATAGAGCTGGTCAAATACCTAACTGTGGCCAGCTTCCTCCAGATGGGCCACGTAGTGGAGCAGTGCACCCAGGCCCTCAAGAAGTTCATCCAGCCGCGACCCTGCCAGGTGAAACAGCAGCatcgggaggaggagggagatggagagactcTCAGAGCCTCTCACGCCCAGAGAGTACATGAGCTGCCCCAAGCACAGGTAGTGCATCGTGAGGtggaggaggatgatgaagacGATGATGATGTGACAATTCAGCTGATGACCCCTCCCCAGAGGCAGAAGCGAGACAGGAGTGAGGGCGAGGAGAGCCCCATCACCATCGTAAAGGTGGAGTCCGTGTGTGAGCGGGTGTCTGAGATGTCTGAACTTCCCTCTGCCTCCACTGCAGTGCGCTTCCCCACCAGCCCCCCATTGTCGTTACACTCCCCCGAGCCCCAGCACTCCCTCATCAACTCCACCGTGGACACCCGGGCTAGCGAAATGACCATGCCACCCTTGCCAGGATACCCACTCAGCCCCCCTCCACTACCCACCTCAGCCACAGGGAGACCCAATCTGGGGGGGCACCTACGAAACTCAGACAAATCCCTTCAGTGGTACCACCAGTGCCCAAAGTGTGCCCGCGTGTTCCGCCAGCTAGAGAACTATGCCAACCACCTCAAGATGCACAAGCTGTTCATGTGCCTGCTGTGTGGCAAGATGTTCACCCAGAAGGGTAACCTGCACCGGCACATGCGGGTCCACGCTGGCATCAAGCCCTTCCAATGCAAGATCTGTGGCAAGACCTTCACTCAGAAATGCTCTCTCCTGGACCACCTGAACTTACACAGCGGAGACAAGCCCCATCGCTGTAACTACTGCGACATGGTGTTTGCACACAAGCCCGTGCTCCGCAAACACCTCAAACAAATCCACGGCAAGAACAGCTTTGACAACGCCAACGAGAGGAGCCAACTACACGACGGGGTTCTGGACTTTGAGTCTGCAGGACTGTAG
- the LOC121550702 gene encoding probable G-protein coupled receptor 21 — protein MNSSSSDVNQSGSPFCLLGLGYTHTFNTCVLEAAVILFLTILIISGNLVVIFVFHCAPLLHRHTTSHFIQTMAYADLLVGVSCLVPSLSLLHYLKGLDEELTCQVFGYLVSVLKSVSMASLACISVDRYIAITQPFSYATLVTPCRLRVCIGLIWLYSALIFLPSIFGWGKPGYHGDIFRWCATSWQTDPGFSSFIVALLYAPAALTVCFTYGSIFRICRQHTREITQRHARFGPPESERGERCEGCPDKRYAMVLFRITSVFYVLWMPYILYFLLESTGLYHHLVASFLTTWLAISNSFCNCLIYSLSNSMFRKGLGHLFRQLWSPFLGLGCYMEGKKGPALPRPRPAPACHV, from the coding sequence ATGAACTCTTCGTCGTCCGATGTGAACCAAAGCGGATCTCCTTTCTGCCTGCTGGGCCTGGGCTACACCCACACCTTTAACACTTGCGTGCTGGAGGCGGCCGTCATTCTCTTCCTCACTATCCTCATCATCAGCGGCAACCTGGTGGTGATCTTCGTGTTTCACTGTGCTCCACTGCTCCACCGCCACACCACCAGCCACTTCATCCAGACCATGGCCTATGCAGACCTCCTGGTGGGGGTGAGCTGCCTGGTGCcctccctgtccctgctccactaCCTCAAGGGGTTGGACGAGGAGCTCACTTGTCAGGTGTTCGGCTACCTGGTGTCTGTGCTGAAGAGCGTGTCCATGGCGTCTCTTGCGTGTATTAGTGTTGACCGCTACATCGCCATCACACAGCCGTTCTCCTACGCTACACTGGTCACACCATGCCGCCTGCGCGTCTGCATCGGCCTCATCTGGCTCTACTCCGCCCTCATCTTCCTGCCCTCCATCTTTGGCTGGGGGAAGCCCGGCTACCACGGGGACATATTTCGCTGGTGTGCGACCTCATGGCAGACAGATCCGGGCTTTAGCTCGTTCATCGTGGCTCTGCTGTATGCACCGGCCGCCCTCACTGTGTGTTTCACCTATGGGAGTATCTTCCGTATCTGCCGTCAGCACACCCGGGAGATCACCCAGCGCCATGCACGCTTCGGCCCCCCGGAGAGCGAGAGGGGCGAGCGTTGTGAAGGGTGCCCGGATAAGCGCTATGCCATGGTGCTTTTCCGTATCACCAGTGTGTTCTACGTGCTCTGGATGCCCTACATCCTCTACTTCCTGCTGGAGAGCACCGGACTCTACCACCACCTGGTTGCCTCCTTTCTCACCACATGGCTAGCCATCAGCAACAGCTTCTGCAACTGCCTCATCTATAGTCTCTCCAACAGCATGTTCCGGAAGGGCCTGGGCCATCTGTTCAGGCAACTCTGGTCCCCCTTTCTGGGACTGGGCTGCTACATGGAGGGGAAAAAGGGTCCCGCTCTACCCAGGCCGCGCCCAGCCCCAGCCTGCCATGTGTAA